The Vibrio rhizosphaerae genome includes a region encoding these proteins:
- the ylqF gene encoding ribosome biogenesis GTPase YlqF, which translates to MVNNTIQWFPGHMHKARKEIEEVIPQIDVIIEVLDARIPFSSENPMIAELRGDKPCVKVLNKRDLADPVTTALWIEHLEQEKGVKALAITTQHSQEVNQIMDLCRKLAPHREEIGKNIRTMIMGIPNVGKSTIINTLAGRTIAQTGNQPAVTRRQQRINLQNGIVLSDTPGILWPKVENPHSGFRLAATGAVKDTAMEYDEVAFYTVEYLAQAYPDLLKARYQIDEDPQSDLEWMEAIGRKRGALRAGGRIDLHKASEILLHELRAGTIGAITLERPEMIDQELVDAELEATRKAEEKAKHKEERRKRYLRNKR; encoded by the coding sequence ATGGTAAATAATACAATCCAATGGTTTCCGGGACACATGCATAAAGCACGCAAGGAAATCGAAGAAGTCATCCCCCAGATTGATGTGATTATTGAAGTACTGGATGCGCGTATTCCATTTAGTAGCGAAAATCCGATGATTGCCGAGCTCAGAGGGGATAAGCCTTGTGTGAAAGTGTTGAATAAACGCGATCTGGCTGATCCGGTTACAACCGCACTCTGGATTGAACACCTTGAGCAAGAGAAGGGGGTAAAAGCATTGGCAATTACGACTCAGCATTCTCAGGAAGTCAATCAGATCATGGACCTATGTCGTAAGCTGGCGCCGCACAGGGAAGAGATCGGGAAGAATATTCGGACCATGATCATGGGGATTCCTAATGTCGGGAAATCAACCATCATTAATACGTTAGCCGGACGGACGATCGCCCAGACCGGAAACCAGCCTGCGGTAACACGCCGTCAGCAGCGGATTAATCTGCAAAATGGGATTGTTTTATCCGATACTCCGGGAATTCTCTGGCCAAAAGTGGAGAATCCACATTCTGGTTTTCGTCTTGCTGCCACCGGAGCGGTAAAAGATACTGCTATGGAATATGATGAAGTCGCATTTTATACCGTTGAATATCTGGCGCAGGCTTATCCGGATTTATTGAAAGCGCGTTATCAGATTGATGAAGATCCACAATCGGATCTGGAATGGATGGAAGCCATTGGCCGTAAACGCGGTGCTTTACGTGCGGGTGGCCGGATTGATCTGCACAAAGCGTCAGAGATTCTGTTGCATGAGTTACGTGCGGGGACGATTGGAGCCATAACGCTAGAGCGGCCGGAAATGATCGATCAGGAGTTGGTTGACGCTGAACTGGAAGCGACCAGAAAAGCGGAGGAAAAAGCAAAGCATAAAGAGGAACGGCGTAAACGCTACCTACGTAATAAACGTTAA